From the Actinomadura luzonensis genome, the window GTCACCGTCCGGCCCACCCATGTGGCCGTGCGCGACCTGCCCAACGGGCCCGTCTACCAGGCGTACGCCGACGTGAGCATGCTGGCGTCCGGGGCCAGGCGCGGCGGCCTGTGGTGGGCGGCCGACCCGCCGCTGCAGGAGGGCGTGGCGCGGCACGCCGGGTGGAGCCTGGTGCTGGTCGTCACCGACCCGGACGCGCCGTACAGCCAGGCCGTGGTGCTCGACACGGCCACCGTCGTCGGCGGGCCGCGGCGGCGGGTGCGCCTGCCCATCGGCGGGCTCACCCCCGCCGCCGCGCCCGCCCGCGCGGAGCTGGTCACCTGGGAGGGCGACGCCGACCTCACGGGCGACCGGGTCTCCCTCGGCACCGGCGCCCTCACCCCGGCGGGCGGCGACCGCGACCGCGCCAACGTCTTCGACGGCTCATCGGGCGGCGTGGCGGAGATGACGTTCGGCGTGGACGTCGATACGGTCGGCGCTGAGCTCGGGGCCGATCCCGGGCTGACGATCGCCACGGACAGGGACGTGGTCCTGTTCGGCGTGGCCGCCCTGAGCGTGCGTGCGCGGTCGTGACCACAAACGGGACAAACTGGTACGGTCTGCCTAAGTGGTCTGGCGCACCGGTGACCGAGGGGCGAATCGTCGGGATTCACCCTCGGACGATCACCTGCTTTCATTACCCTGAGAGAGGGCCGCCAAGTCCGGTCTCTGACGGTGCAGAGCCAGCAAGGTCGGACCACCAGGAAAGGGGCGGTGTCAGTGGATCGCTGCGCGCTGTTCGTGGACGCTGGCTATCTGCTGGCTGACGGGGCGATGGCCGTGCACGGCACGCGTCATCGCGAGGCGGTCGCCTGGGACTACCCAGGGCTGCTCCAGCTGATGACCCAGTTGTCGCGCGAGCGCACCGGGCTGCCGCTGCTGCGGTGCTACTGGTACGAGGCCACGGTCGAGGGCCGGCGCACGCCCGAGCACGACGCGCTGGCCGACATCCCGGGGCTCAAGCTCCGGCTGTCGCGCATCAGGCCCGGCCGCCGCGAGGGCGTCGACGCCCAGGTCCACCGCGACCTCATGACGCTCGCCCGCAACACCGCCATCTGCGACGCCGTCGTCGTCAGCGGCGACGAGGACCTCGCGCAGGTCGTCTGCGACGCCCAGGACCTCGGCATCCGGGTCACCGTCATCCACATCGCCGCCGAGGGCGGCTGGGCCGTCTCCCGGTCGCTGCGCCAGGAGTGCGACGACCTGGTCGAGCTGGGGGCGGTGCACCTGCGGCCCTACGTGGCGATGGTGTCGGGCATGGTCGAGCCGTCCTCCAACGGGCATCACCACCAGCCGATGAGCAACGGGCAGACGACGCACTCGCTGCCGCCGGCGCAGCCGTCCTCGCTGCCGCCGCCGTCCCTGCCGCCCTCCTCGCCGCTGCCCTCTTCCTCGCTCCCGTCCTCGTCGCTGCCCTCCTCGTCGCTGCCGTCGTCCGGGAGCCACGCGGCCGGGTCGTCGGGCTCCACCGGGCAGCACTCCGCCAACGGGTCGGGCTCCTCAGGGCGCGGGCAGTCGTCCTCGTCCACGCCGCCGGTGCTGCCGACGTACTCCAACTACCAGATCGAGCAGCCGCCCTCCGCGGCGCCGGTGACCGGGCCCATCCCGGCGCAACCGGCCGAACGGCCCCAGCCCGCCCCGCAGCCGCCGTCCCAGCCGCAGTCGCCCAGCACCGGGCAGTTCGCCTCGCCCTCCAGCAGTGGCACGTACCAGCCGTCGCAGCTCGGCCCCTACACCGGGCCGCAGGCCGCGCCCGTCGTCCCGGCGGCGGCCACGGCGGGCGCCACGACGCTGGCCGACGCCGTCAAGGCCGCCCACCGCGAGGGGCACGACTTCGGCGAGTCCGTCGCCAGGGACGCGCCCGCGCTGTGGCTGGAGGCCGTACTGGCCCGCAAGCCGCGCATGCCGTCCGACCTGGAGGCGCGGCTGCTGCAGGGGTCGTCGCTGCCGATCGACTTCCTGCTGCACGACGAGGTCCGGCACGCCCTGCGCCGCGGCTTCTGGGACGCCCTCGAACGCGCCCGCCACTGACCCGACGGCACCACCGGCACCACTCCTCCGCCGCGGCCCTTCCCCGCCGCATCACCCCACTCCCGCCATCCGGCACCCGCTCCGGCGTGCCCGCACCGCGCCCGCCGGGCGCGGAGCGGGCGGAGCCCGGGGACGCCGAGGGCGGGGTCAGGAGAGGGCGTCGAAGCCGGCGCGCAGGTGGGTGACCCGGTCCGTGAGATCGGACAGCGGCGCGGCCAGCGCCTGGTCCTGGGACTTGCGGACGAGCTCCCGCATCCGGGCCAGCTCGTCCTCCACGGCCGTCAGCCGCCGTGACAGCTCCGGCAGCACCGACGCGTGGTCGCCTGCCCCGGGCGGCAGCTCGCCGGTGAGCCGCTCGCGCAGCAGCGACGCCTGCTCGGCCAGCCGCTTGTTCATGTTGTACAGCTCGGTGAACACCGACACCTTGGCCCGCAGCACCCACGGGTCGAACGGCTTGGTCAGGTAGTCCACCGCGCCCGCCGCGTAGCCGCGGAAGGCGTAGTCGGGGGCGCTGTCCACGACGGTCAGGAAGATGATGGGGATGTTCCTGGTCCGCTCGCGCCGCTTGATGTGCGCGGCCGTCTCGAACCCGTCCATGCCCGGCATCCGCACGTCGAGCAGGATGAGCGCGAACTCGGTGTTGAGCAGCGCCTTGAGCGCCTCCTCGCCCGACCGGGCGCGCACCGGCACCAGGTCGAGCGAGCTGAGGATGGCCTCGAGCGCGATGAGATTCTCCTCGCGGTCGTCGACCAGCAGGATCTTGGCACGATCCGGCATCGATCACGCCCCTTCGGCTGATGAGTCGGATGTGGCGCCCTTGCCGCGGCTGAGCCAGCCCCGCAGGCGTTCGAGCAGCCGGTCGACGTCGACCGGCTTCGGGACGTAGTCGGACGCGCCGGAGGCGATGCTCTTCTCGCGGTCGCCGCGCATGACCTTGGCGGTGAGGGCGATGATCGGGAGGTCGGCGAACTGCGGCATGCGCCGGATGGCCGAGGTCGTCGCCCAGCCGTCCATCTCCGGCATCATGATGTCCATCAGCACGAGCGCGACGTCCTCGTTCCGTTCGAGCTGCTCGATCCCCTCCCGGCCGTTCTCAGCGTAGACGACGGTCGAGCCGTGCCGCTCCAGCACGCTGGTCAGCGCGAACACGTTGCGGATGTCGTCGTCCACGATGAGGATCTTGGAGCCGTTGAGCGGGTCGTCGCCCTGCCACTGCGGCGGGGTCTCGACCGGCGGCTCGACCAGCTCGGGCATCGGCAGGTCGAGCGGCATCGGCGGCTCGGGCAGCGCGGTCGGCTCGTCGGACGGCGGGCTCATGAGCTGGCGGCGCGCCACGCCGCCGTCGGTGGCGGCCAGCGGCCCGGTGTAGGAGGCCGGCAGGTAGAGCGTGAACGTGCTGCCCTGGCCGAGCTCGCTGTCGACGTGGATCTCGCCGCCGAGCAGCCGCGCGATGTCGCGGCAGATGGCCAGGCCGAGGCCGGTGCCGCCGTACTTGCGGCTCGTGGTGCCGTCGGCCTGGCGGAACGCCTCGAAGATGACGTCCCGCTTGTCGGGCGCGATGCCGATGCCGGTGTCGATCACCTGGAACGCCAGCAGGTCGCGGGCGTCGTGCAGGGTGTCGTCGTCGAAGTCGACGCCGGGCGGCGCCATCGACACGCGCAGCTTGACCGTGCCGCGCGGGGTGAACTTGACCGCGTTGGAGAGCAGGTTGCGCAGCACCTGCTGGAGCCGCTGCTCGTCGGCGCGCAGCTCGTGCGGCACGTCCTCCTCGACCTCGACCGTGAACTCCAGGCCCTTGTCCTGCGCGAGCGGCGCGAACGCGGCCTCCAGCAGGTCGACCATCTTCGGCAGCGACACCTGGATCGGATGGATGTCCATCCGGCCCGCCTCGACCTTGGACAGGTCGAGCATGTCGTTGATGAGCTGGAGCAGCGCCGAGCCCGCGCTGTGGATCGTGCGGGCGAACTCGACCTGCTGGGAGGTGAGGTTGCCCTCGGCGTTCTCGGTGAGCAGCTTGGCCAGCACGAGCAGGCTGTTGAGCGGGGTGCGCAGCTCGTGCGACATGTTCGCGAGGAACTCGGACTTGTAGCGCGAGGAGACCGCGAGCTGCTCGGCGCGTTCCTCCAGGGTGCGGCGGGCCTGCTCGATCTGGAAGTTCTGGATCTCGATGGCGCGGTTCTGCTTGGCCAGCAGCGCCGCCTTGTCCTCCAGCTCGGCGTTGGACCTGCGCAGCTCCTCCTGCTGGCGCTGGAGCTCGTCGGAGCGTTCCTGGAGCTCGCGGGTCAGGCGCTGCGACTCGGTCAGCAGGTCCTCGGTGCGGGAGTTGGCGATGATCGTGTTCATGGTGACGCCGATGGTCTCGACGAGCTGCCGCAGGAAGTCGAGGTGCACCTCGCCGAACGGCGTGAACGAGGCCAGCTCCAGCACGCCGAGCACGCGGTTCTCGAACAGGATCGGCAGCACCACGATCTGCGCGGGCGTGGACTGGCTGAGCCCGCTGTCGATGGTGATGAACTGCGGCGGCACGTCGTCCAGGACGATGTGCCGGCCCTCGGCCGCGGCCTGCCCGACGATGCCCTCGCCGATCGCGAACCGCCGGCGCGGCGCCTTATCGGGACGCACGCCGTAGCCGCCGATCAGCACCAGCTCGTGGTCGCCCTCGGGGTCGATGCCGTAGAAGGCGCCGTAGCGGGCCGAGACCAGCGGCGTCAGCTCGCTCATCGTCAGCTTGGCCACCTCGAACAGGTCGCGGTGGCCCTGCATGAGCCGGGAGATGCGGGCCAGGTTGGACTTGAGCCAGTCCTGTTCCTGGTTGGCCTGGGTGGTCTCGCGGAGGTTGGCCACCATCGAGTTGATGTTGTCCTTCAGCTCCGCCAGCTCGCCCTGCGCCTCGACGGCGATCGAGCGGGTCAGGTCGCCGCGGGCGACGGCGCTGGTGACGGTGGCGATGGCGCGCACCTGGGTGGTGAGGTTGCCGGCCAGCTCGTTGACGCTCTCGGTGAGCCGCTTCCAGGTGCCCTCGACGCCCTCGACGCGGGCCTGGCCGCCGAGCTGGCCCTCCGAGCCGACCTCGCGGGCGACGCGGGTGACCTCGGCGGCGAACGACGAGAGCTGGTCGACCATGCGGTTGATGGTGGTCTTCAGCGCCAGGATCTCGCCCTGGGCGTCCACGTCGATCTTGCGGGTGAGGTCGCCGTTGGCGACCGCGGTGGTCACCTCGGCGATGTTGCGCACCTGGTAGGTCAGGTTGTTGGCCATCGAGTTGACGTTGTCCGTCAGGTCCTTCCAGACGCCCGACACGCCCTGCACCCGGGCCTGGCCGCCCAGCTTGCCCTCGGTGCCCACCTCGCGGGCCACGCGCGTCACCTCGTCGGCGAACGACGAGAGCTGGTCCACCATCGTGTTGAGGGTGTCCTTGAGCTGCAGGATCTCGCCCTGCGCGTCGACGGTGATCTTCTTCGACAGGTTGCCCTGCGCCACCGCGGACGACACCGCCGCGATCTGGCGCACCTGCGAGGTGAGGTTGTTGGCCATCGAGTTGACGTTGTCCGTCAGGTCCTTCCAGACGCCGGACACGCCGCGCACCTGCGCCTGGCCGCCGAGCTGGCCCTCGGTGCCGACCTCGCGGGCCACGCGGGTGACCTCGGAGGCGAAGGAGGAGAGCTGGTCGACCATCGTGTTCATGGTGGACTTGAGCTCCAGGATCTCGCCCTGGGCGTCCACGTCGATCTTGCGGGTGAGGTCGCCGTTGGCGACCGCGGTGGTGACCTGGGCGATGTTGCGCACCTGGTAGGTCAGGTTGTTGGCCATCGAGTTGACGTTGTCGGTGAGGTCCTTCCAGACGCCCGACACGCCCTTCACCTCGGC encodes:
- a CDS encoding response regulator; its protein translation is MPDRAKILLVDDREENLIALEAILSSLDLVPVRARSGEEALKALLNTEFALILLDVRMPGMDGFETAAHIKRRERTRNIPIIFLTVVDSAPDYAFRGYAAGAVDYLTKPFDPWVLRAKVSVFTELYNMNKRLAEQASLLRERLTGELPPGAGDHASVLPELSRRLTAVEDELARMRELVRKSQDQALAAPLSDLTDRVTHLRAGFDALS
- a CDS encoding NYN domain-containing protein; protein product: MDRCALFVDAGYLLADGAMAVHGTRHREAVAWDYPGLLQLMTQLSRERTGLPLLRCYWYEATVEGRRTPEHDALADIPGLKLRLSRIRPGRREGVDAQVHRDLMTLARNTAICDAVVVSGDEDLAQVVCDAQDLGIRVTVIHIAAEGGWAVSRSLRQECDDLVELGAVHLRPYVAMVSGMVEPSSNGHHHQPMSNGQTTHSLPPAQPSSLPPPSLPPSSPLPSSSLPSSSLPSSSLPSSGSHAAGSSGSTGQHSANGSGSSGRGQSSSSTPPVLPTYSNYQIEQPPSAAPVTGPIPAQPAERPQPAPQPPSQPQSPSTGQFASPSSSGTYQPSQLGPYTGPQAAPVVPAAATAGATTLADAVKAAHREGHDFGESVARDAPALWLEAVLARKPRMPSDLEARLLQGSSLPIDFLLHDEVRHALRRGFWDALERARH
- a CDS encoding HAMP domain-containing protein, with protein sequence MTTAKAAPTPEERTYTESDLVPILETLFSWRDGDFRRRVPHAPPGILSEVRLLLNEVADRREHLANELVRVRKEVVKEGRFSERLTPGPGVGAWAESVESVNMLIDALVSPVSGAADVIDAVAKGDLSRRIDLDRSARGEVRRLGKAINGMVDQLALFNSEVTRVAREAGTEGRLGGSANLRGMSGSWRDLTEAVNTMSSRVAAQVRDIAVVTTAVAKGDLSRKVTVDAVGEMFELKNTVNTMVDQLSGFAEEVTRVAREVGTEGQLGGQAQVTGVSGVWKDLTDNVNFMANNLTSQVRSIATVATAVAQGNLSKKITVDAQGEILQLKDTLNTMVDQLSSFADEVTRVAREVGTEGKLGGRAEVKGVSGVWKDLTDNVNSMANNLTYQVRNIAQVTTAVANGDLTRKIDVDAQGEILELKSTMNTMVDQLSGFAEEVTRVAREVGTEGQLGGQAQVTGVSGVWKDLTDNVNFMANNLTSQVRSIATVATAVAQGNLSKKITVDAQGEILQLKDTLNTMVDQLSSFADEVTRVAREVGTEGKLGGRAEVKGVSGVWKDLTDNVNSMANNLTYQVRNIAQVTTAVANGDLTRKIDVDAQGEILELKSTMNTMVDQLSSFASEVTRVAREVGTEGQLGGQAQVRGVSGVWKDLTDNVNSMANNLTSQVRQIAAVSSAVAQGNLSKKITVDAQGEILQLKDTLNTMVDQLSSFADEVTRVAREVGTEGKLGGQARVQGVSGVWKDLTDNVNSMANNLTYQVRNIAEVTTAVANGDLTRKIDVDAQGEILALKTTINRMVDQLSSFAAEVTRVAREVGSEGQLGGQARVEGVEGTWKRLTESVNELAGNLTTQVRAIATVTSAVARGDLTRSIAVEAQGELAELKDNINSMVANLRETTQANQEQDWLKSNLARISRLMQGHRDLFEVAKLTMSELTPLVSARYGAFYGIDPEGDHELVLIGGYGVRPDKAPRRRFAIGEGIVGQAAAEGRHIVLDDVPPQFITIDSGLSQSTPAQIVVLPILFENRVLGVLELASFTPFGEVHLDFLRQLVETIGVTMNTIIANSRTEDLLTESQRLTRELQERSDELQRQQEELRRSNAELEDKAALLAKQNRAIEIQNFQIEQARRTLEERAEQLAVSSRYKSEFLANMSHELRTPLNSLLVLAKLLTENAEGNLTSQQVEFARTIHSAGSALLQLINDMLDLSKVEAGRMDIHPIQVSLPKMVDLLEAAFAPLAQDKGLEFTVEVEEDVPHELRADEQRLQQVLRNLLSNAVKFTPRGTVKLRVSMAPPGVDFDDDTLHDARDLLAFQVIDTGIGIAPDKRDVIFEAFRQADGTTSRKYGGTGLGLAICRDIARLLGGEIHVDSELGQGSTFTLYLPASYTGPLAATDGGVARRQLMSPPSDEPTALPEPPMPLDLPMPELVEPPVETPPQWQGDDPLNGSKILIVDDDIRNVFALTSVLERHGSTVVYAENGREGIEQLERNEDVALVLMDIMMPEMDGWATTSAIRRMPQFADLPIIALTAKVMRGDREKSIASGASDYVPKPVDVDRLLERLRGWLSRGKGATSDSSAEGA